The genomic stretch GCGCTCCCGCGCGATGTCGTGGGCGGCGTCGGCCCGCCGGGCCTCGTCCAGGCACAGGATCAGGTCGGCGGGGAGCGGGTCGGCCGCCCGGCATTCGGTCGTGAGCACCCACACCATGACGAGCGCCACCGCGGCCGTGCCGCCGATCATTCCTTTCTTGCGATTCATTGTCTCCCTCCTGGGGTCGGTTTCGGTGCGGCGACAGGCTCCCAGCCCATGGCGCCGCCCAGCGCCTGCAACTCGGCGGGGTCAAACACGTAGCGCAACTCCAGAGCCCGGGGATGGACGCGGACCGCTTCAGGCAGGCTGGCCCAGACCCGCGGCGTGAACAGGACCGGCGGCCCGCGCCGGGACCGCAGCACCGCGGCCGGATCGCCCGTGACCCGCGAATCGATCCGGATCTGACGGCTGCCGCAGAGCGCCGTCAGATCCGCGGCGACCACGCCGGCGGTGGCCGGATCGTGCTCGCAGACGATCACTCGCGACACGCGGTCCAGCCGCTGGAGAAGCGCCGGGTCGGGGTAGATCGTCAGGAAGCGGATCCGTCCCAGCCGCCGCGGCCACATTCGGCGCAGATCGTTGTAATGGAAGTAGGTAGAGATCACGGGGCCTTCGGGGGGCTCGGTCTCCAGGGCCAGTGGCCACGGACGTGCGTGGACGCGGAATCGCGCGGCGATCTCCCGGGTGTGAGACGCGCATTGCCACTCGCTGCATTCGACGACGTACACCGTGGGCCGGTCCGCCTCGCGTGCCGGGGCGGCTTCGAGCAGGGCCGCGGCGAGGCTGCGGGATCCCATCCCGAAGCGCTCGGCGGCTTCCCAGCGAACCCGGTCGAGGAAGGCGTCGATCTCGCCGGCGCGCGAGGCATTGCCGCGGTCATGCTCCGCAATGCGCGTGCCGCGCG from Acidobacteriota bacterium encodes the following:
- a CDS encoding GntR family transcriptional regulator, with protein sequence MILSIDPDSPIPLYHQIAQALRAAIAAGELAPGDALQPMRQAAEKWGVNIHTVRHAYAALAREGLVERNRGPRGTRIAEHDRGNASRAGEIDAFLDRVRWEAAERFGMGSRSLAAALLEAAPAREADRPTVYVVECSEWQCASHTREIAARFRVHARPWPLALETEPPEGPVISTYFHYNDLRRMWPRRLGRIRFLTIYPDPALLQRLDRVSRVIVCEHDPATAGVVAADLTALCGSRQIRIDSRVTGDPAAVLRSRRGPPVLFTPRVWASLPEAVRVHPRALELRYVFDPAELQALGGAMGWEPVAAPKPTPGGRQ